A genomic segment from Vanacampus margaritifer isolate UIUO_Vmar chromosome 3, RoL_Vmar_1.0, whole genome shotgun sequence encodes:
- the unc45b gene encoding protein unc-45 homolog B, whose translation MGDPIQLKDEGNKHFQAGDIDKAIECYTKAINLCKDKKVLAVVHRNRSACYLKKEKYSSAASDASKAIDVDASDIKALYRRCQALEKLGKLDMAFKDVQRCATIEPKNKTFLETLRRLGAEIQTKLKTTFSTDSRVQNMFDILLDEEMDRDKKEKAANNLIVLSREDAGAERIFQNNGVPLLLNMIETGKPEMILAAIRTLSGMCTGHKARAMAIINLVGIDKMCSIMALDNEEIALATCNLFQCINDSLTGGDKREYGKEESLVLDSAKDLKTILLSLLEMVASKKVSGHGRDQALNLLSKNVPRKGKKEPDNSRACFTIDHGLKKILKVCGQVPELPDQLPLTENTQLIASVLLNRIYDDLTCDPERNNFRDICDEYIKSKIDPNDMDKTIHAINVISGLLQGPFEVGNALVGREGIMEMMVALCGSEREVDQMVAVEALIHASTKMSRASFIITNGVALLKDIYKKTKNEKIKIRSLVGLCKLGSAGGDDYSLRQFAEGSTEKLAKQCRKWLCNPVIDAKTRKWAVEGLAYLTNDADVKDDFVEDEQALKAMFELAKSKDKTIIYAVACILVNCTNTYEKKEIIPELIQLAKFSKQHVPEQHPKDKKDFIEKRVKRLLKAGVTSALAVMVKADSSILTDQTKEMLSRVFLALSEDPKDRGTIVAHGGGKALIPLALEGTEAGKVKASHALAKIASISNPEIAFPGERVYEVVRPLVNLLHTDRDGIQNFEALRGLTNFAGFSEKLRTKIVKEDALPDIESYMFEEHEQIRQAATECMCNLVTCKDVQKRYLEDGNDKLKLLVLLCGEDDDKLQIAAAGALAMLTAAQKKLCTKITLVTAQWLEILQRLCLHNNPMIQYRGLVTVCNMLNSDDIELAKKLIESELLEIISVIGKAADNPKRQEAIDAARSCLVRAMDLGLIKPFSTPS comes from the exons ATGGGAGACCCAATCCAGTTAAAAGATGAGGGAAACAAACATTTCCAAGCAGGAGATATTGACAAGGCTATCGAGTGTTACACCAAAGCAATCAATCTGTGTAAGGACAAGAAGGTGCTGGCCGTTGTTCACAGAAACAGATCTGCATGCTATTTAAAAAAG GAAAAGTATTCCAGCGCAGCCTCAGATGCATCCAAAG CCATTGATGTTGATGCATCTGACATCAAAGCCTTGTACAGGCGCTgccaagctctggagaagcttGGAAAACTCGACATGGCCTTCAAAGATGTACAGAGATGTGCGACCATTGAACCGAAGAACAAAACTTTCCTGGAGACCCTCCGCAGGCTGGGGGCTGAAATTCAGACTAAG CTCAAAACAACGTTCTCCACAGATTCAAGGGTACAAAACATGTTTGATATTCTCCTTGATGAAGAAATGGACAGAGACAAGAAGGAAAAG GCTGCCAACAACCTGATTGTACTATCCAGAGAGGATGCAGGAGCAGAGAGAATCTTCCAGAATAATGGCGTTCCCCTGCTCCTCAACATGATTGAGACAGGAAAACCAGAGATGATCCTCGCTGCTATCCGTACTCTTTCGGGAATGTGCACGGGACACAAAGCTCGG GCAATGGCTATTATTAACTTGGTGGGCATTGATAAAATGTGCAGCATTATGGCACTTGACAATGAGGAGATTGCTCTGGCAACATGCAATCTCTTCCAATGCATCAACGACTCCCTCACAGGTGGGGACAAAAGAGAATATGGGAAAGAAGAGTCGTTGGTTTTAG ATTCCGCTAAAGATTTGAAGACTATTCTCCTGTCTTTGCTGGAAATGGTTGCCAGCAAAAAGGTGTCTGGGCATGGTAGAGACCAAGCGCTGAACCTCCTGAGCAAGAACGTCCCTCGCAAGGGAAAGAAAGAACCTGACAACTCAAGGGCCTGCTTCACTATTGATCACG GTCTGAAGAAGATCCTCAAGGTGTGCGGTCAGGTTCCTGAACTGCCCGACCAGTTGCCCTTGACCGAGAACACACAGCTGATTGCAAGCGTGCTCCTCAACCGCATCTATGATGACCTCACGTGTGACCCAGAGAGGAACAACTTCAGGGACATTTGTGATGAGTACATCAA ATCCAAAATCGACCCTAACGACATGGACAAAACAATTCACGCCATCAACGTGATTTCAGGGCTGCTGCAAGGTCCATTTGAAGTTGGGAACGCTTTAGTGGGAAGGGAAGGCATCATGGAGATGATGGTGGCGCTGTGCGGCTCTGAACGTGAGGTGGACCAGATGGTCGCAGTGGAAGCGCTCATCCATGCCTCCACAAAAATGAGCCGCGCCAGCTTCATCATCACCAATGGTGTGGCGCTGCTTAAGGACATCTATAAGAAGACCAAAAACGAGAAGATTAAAATACGCTCGCTGGTG GGTCTCTGCAAACTGGGCTCAGCAGGAGGTGACGACTACAGTTTAAGACAGTTTGCTGAGGGCTCCACTGAGAAGTTAGCCAAGCAGTGCAGAAA GTGGCTTTGCAATCCTGTGATCGATGCCAAAACAAGGAAATGGGCTGTCGAGGGTTTGGCTTATCTAACTAATGACGCTGATGTCAAAGATGACTTTGTTGAGGACGAGCAGGCGTTGAAAGCCATGTTCGAACTGGCCAAG TCTAAAGATAAGACCATCATATACGCAGTGGCCTGCATCTTGGTTAACTGCACCAACACCTACGAGAAGAAAGAGATCATCCCAGAGCTGATACAGTTGGCCAAGTTCTCAAAACAGCACGTGCCTGAGCAGCACCCCAAG GACAAGAAGGACTTCATTGAGAAGAGAGTGAAGAGGCTTCTCAAAGCTGGAGTCACATCTGCTCTTGCTGTCATGGTCAAAGCAGACAGTTCCATTCTGACGGACCAGACCAAGGAGATGCTCTCAAG GGTTTTCTTGGCATTGTCGGAGGACCCCAAAGATCGTGGTACCATTGTTGCCCATGGTGGGGGAAAG GCTTTGATCCCTCTGGCTCTGGAAGGGACAGAGGCTGGAAAAGTGAAAGCCTCTCACGCGCTAGCCAAAATTGCATCCATTTCAAACCCAGAGATTGCCTTTCCTGGTGAAAGA GTGTATGAGGTGGTGAGGCCTTTAGTCAACCTTCTTCACACAGACAGAGATGGAATCCAAAATTTCGAGGCTCTCCGAGGCCTCACCAACTTTGCTGGTTTTAGTGAAAAGCTAAG GACAAAGATCGTGAAAGAGGACGCGCTACCCGATATTGAGAGCTACATGTTTGAGGAACATGAGCAGATCAGACAGGCTGCCACTGAATGCATGTGCAACCTTGTGACATGTAAAGAT GTCCAAAAGCGCTACCTAGAGGATGGTAACGATAAGCTGAAGCTGCTGGTACTACTTTGTGGGGAAGATGATGACAAGCTTCAGATAGCTGCAGCCGGAGCATTGGCTATGCTAACTGCTGCTCAAAAGAAGCTCTGCACCAAGATAACCCTTGTG ACCGCCCAGTGGCTTGAGATCCTACAGAGATTGTGTCTACACAACAACCCAATGATCCAGTACCGCGGCCTGGTGACGGTGTGCAACATGCTCAACTCGGACGACATTGAGTTAGCCAAGAAACTCATCGAGAGCGAGCTTC
- the dimt1l gene encoding dimethyladenosine transferase produces MPKVKAEKKSRQHQEVKNQGIMFNTGVGQHILKNPLVVNSIIEKAALRPTDVVLEVGPGTGNLTVKLLEKAKKVVACELDCRLVAELQKRVQCTPMQTKLQILVGDVLKTDLPFFDVCVANLPYQISSPFVFKLLLHRPFFRCAVLMFQREFAMRLVAPPGDKLYCRLSINTQLLARVDHLMKVGKNNFRPPPKVESSVVRIEPKNPPPPVNFQEWDGLVRVAFVRKNKTLNASFKSTAVEQLLEKNYRIHCSVHNVEVPADFSITKKIEGILQEVQFSDKRARSMDIDDFMVLLHAFNSAGIHFS; encoded by the exons ATGCCGAAAGTGAAAGCGGAGAAGAAAAGCAGGCAGCATCAGGAGGTTAAAAACCAAG GCATTATGTTCAACACCGGAGTGGGTCAGCACATCTTGAAGAATCCTCTTGTTGTTAACAGCATCATTGAGAAG GCCGCGCTCAGGCCAACAGATGTGGTTTTGGAGGTGGGACCTGGAACTGGTAACCTGAcggttaaactactagaaaaaGCCAAGAAG GTGGTGGCGTGCGAGTTGGACTGCCGATTAGTTGCCGAACTGCAGAAACGAGTACAATGCAC ACCCATGCAAACCAAACTACAGATATTAGTCGgggatgttttaaaaacagacCTGCCGTTCTTTGACGTGTGCGTGGCCAATTTACCCTACCag ATTTCATCGCCATTTGTGTTCAAACTGCTGCTACATCGACCTTTCTTCAG GTGTGCTGTGTTAATGTTCCAGAGAGAGTTTGCCATGCGTCTGGTGGCCCCGCCCGGAGACAAACTCTACTGCAGGTTGTCCATCAACACTCAGCTTCTGGCTCGTGTGGACCATCTCATGAAA gtAGGGAAGAATAACTTCCGTCCTCCTCCGAAAGTTGAGTCCAGTGTTGTGAGGATAGAGCCcaaaaatcctcctcctccagttAACTTCCAG GAGTGGGATGGCTTGGTCCGAGTAGCCTTCGTAAGAAAGAACAAAACCCTCAACGCTTCGTTCAA GTCGACCGCAGTGGAGCAGCTCCTGGAGAAGAACTACAGAATTCACTGCTCTGTACACAATGTG GAAGTGCCAGCAGACTTCAGCATCACCAAGAAAATAGAAGGCATCTTGCAAGAGGTACAATTTAGTGACAAGCGAGCCAGGTCCATGGACATTGATGACTTCATGGT ATTGCTTCATGCCTTCAACTCGGCGGGGATCCACTTTTCTTAA
- the LOC144049330 gene encoding kinesin-like protein KIF2A isoform X1, whose product MAVAFGKLGVGTYVEIKRSDGRIHEAMVTSLNDENESVTVEWIENGDTKGKEIDLDSIFSLNPDVGPDEEIVRSPETPPPTTGVKVNKIAKNRGTIAPSKIDTPSRDSRVIPTQARPHQSQQAESALLPPSQPIQPAQPTTQQQLQNESFHQSLTRREIGQLSRRKSNCVKEVEKLQEKREKRRLQQQELREKRAQEVDTTIPNYEIMCMIRDFRASLDYRPLTTADLIEEHRICVCVRKRPLNKKELAMKDLDVITIPSKDVVMVHEPKQKVDLTRFLENQTFRFDYAFDDATTNEMVYRFTARPLVETIFERGMATCFAYGQTGSGKTHTMGGDFSGKNQDCAKGIYALAARDVFLMLKKPNYKKLELQVFATFFEIYSGKVFDLLNRKTKLRVLEDRKQQVQVVGLQEKDVKCTEDVLKLIEVGNSCRTSGQTSANAHSSRSHAVFQIILRRKGKMHGKFSLIDLAGNERGADTSSADRQTRLEGAEINKSLLALKECIRALGRNKPHTPFRASKLTQVLRDSFIGENSRTCMIATISPGMTSCENTLNTLRYANRVKEFGISPSDIPFSQGGQGSRPEHSPTNTFEYDDDFAATPPGRVKELTVDHNQVMEGGRGNIHAVNQLEFLEEEWQNSSPQRDDLKLLCEQNEEEVSPQLFSFHEAVSQLVEMEEQVLEDHRAVFQESIRWLEDEKELLKMTEEEVDYDVESYATQLEKILDQKIDILTELRDKVKSFRCALQEEEKASKQINPKRPRAL is encoded by the exons ATGGCCGTGGCGTTTGGGAAGCTCGGCGTCGGCACGTATGTGGAAATAAAGCGCAGTGATG GACGCATACATGAGGCGATGGTGACATCCCTGAACGATGAGAACGAGAGCGTCACGGTGGAGTGGATAGAGAATGGAGACACAAAAGGGAAAGAG ATTGATTTGGACAGTATATTTTCACTTAACCCAGATGTGGGTCCAGACGAAGAGATTGTCCGGAGTCCAGAGACTCCTCCTCCGACTACGGGTGTAAAGGTTAATAAAATAGCAAAG AATCGTGGGACGATAGCACCTTCGAAGATCGATACTCCATCCAGGGACAGTAGAG TGATTCCGACTCAGGCCCGACCCCATCAGTCTCAACAAGCTGAATCAGCTCTACTCCCTCCATCCCAGCCGATTCAACCCGCCCAGCCGACCACACAGCAGCAGCTGCAGAATG AGTCTTTTCATCAGTCGCTAACCAGAAGGGAGATTGGACAACTTT CTAGGAGGAAGTCAAACTGTGTGAAGGAGGTGGAGAAACTGCAAGAGAAAAGGGAGAAGCGTCGGCTTCAGCAACAGGAGCTGAGGGAAAAGAGGGCTCAG GAGGTGGACACGACCATTCCTAATTATGAGATCATGTGCATGATCCGAGACTTCCGTGCAAGTCTGGACTACCGACCTCTAACCACAGCTGATCTG ATTGAAGAACACAGAATATGCGTATGTGTGAGGAAACGTCCGCTGAATAAAAAAG AACTCGCCATGAAGGATTTGGATGTGATCACAATTCCCAGTAAGGATGTGGTGATGGTGCACGAACCTAAACAGAAGGTGGACCTGACTCGGTTCCTGGAGAACCAAACCTTCCGCTTCGATTACGCCTTTGACGACGCCACCACCAATGAGATGGTTTACAG GTTTACTGCCAGACCGTTAGTGGAGACCATATTTGAGAGGGGCATGGCCACATGCTTTGCCTAtggacaaacaggaagtggtaaAACTCAT ACAATGGGCGGCGATTTTTCTGGGAAGAACCAAGATTGCGCCAAAGGAATTTATGCATTGGCTG CTCGGGATGTATTTCTCATGTTGAAGAAACCCAATTACAAGAAGTTAGAGCTCCAAGTGTTTGCAACCTTTTTTGAAATCTACAGTGGAAAG GTGTTTGACCTGCTGAATCGCAAAACTAAACTGAGGGTGCTGGAGGACCGAAAACAGCAGGTGCAAGTTGTGGGACTTCAGGAGAAGGACGTCAAGTGCACAGAAGATGTCCTGAAACTCATAGAAGTGGGCAACAGCTGCAG GACTTCGGGGCAGACGTCAGCCAATGCGCACTCGTCCCGCAGCCACGCCGTGTTCCAGATCATTCTTCGGAGGAAGGGCAAGATGCACGGCAAGTTCTCCCTCATTGACCTGGCCGGGAACGAGAGGGGCGCCGATACTTCAAGTGCTGACCGGCAGACTCGCCTGGAGGGTGCCGAGATCAACAAAAGCCTGCTGGCCCTCAAG GAGTGCATCAGGGCTCTCGGCCGCAACAAGCCACACACTCCATTCCGAGCCAGCAAACTCACCCAGGTCCTGCGAGACTCCTTCATTGGTGAAAATTCCCGTACGTGCATG ATTGCAACCATCTCTCCTGGTATGACATCCTGCGAGAATACCCTCAACACGCTCCGCTACGCCAACAG AGTGAAGGAGTTTGGGATTAGTCCGTCAGACATCCCCTTCTCCCAGGGTGGTCAGGGGAGTCGCCCTGAGCACTCTCCGACCAATACCTTTGAGTATGATGATGACTTTGCTGCTACTCCCCCTGGCAG GGTGAAGGAACTTACTGTGGACCACAACCAGGTGATGGAGGGAGGTCGTGGCAACATCCACGCCGTCAACCAGCTGGAGTTTTTAGAAGAAGAATGGCAAAACAGTTCGCCGCAGAGAGACGACCTCAAGCTGCTCTGTGAGCAGAAT GAGGAGGAAGTGTCTCCTCAGCTCTTCTCCTTCCACGAGGCCGTCTCTCAATTGGTGGAAATGGAGGAGCAGGTCTTAGAGGACCACCGTGCTGTTTTCCAG GAGTCCATCAGGTGGCTGGAGGACGAGAAGGAGCTCCTGAAGATGACGGAAGAGGAGGTGGACTACGATGTGGAATCTTACGCTACTCAGCTGGAGAAGATCCTGGACCAGAAGATAGACATCCTCACCGAGCTCCGAG ATAAAGTCAAGTCATTCCGCTGTGCTCTCCAAGAGGAGGAGAAAGCCAGCAAGCAGATCAACCCCAAGAGGCCACGTGCTCTTTAG
- the LOC144049330 gene encoding kinesin-like protein KIF2A isoform X2, translated as MAVAFGKLGVGTYVEIKRSDGRIHEAMVTSLNDENESVTVEWIENGDTKGKEIDLDSIFSLNPDVGPDEEIVRSPETPPPTTGVKVNKIAKNRGTIAPSKIDTPSRDSRVIPTQARPHQSQQAESALLPPSQPIQPAQPTTQQQLQNARRKSNCVKEVEKLQEKREKRRLQQQELREKRAQEVDTTIPNYEIMCMIRDFRASLDYRPLTTADLIEEHRICVCVRKRPLNKKELAMKDLDVITIPSKDVVMVHEPKQKVDLTRFLENQTFRFDYAFDDATTNEMVYRFTARPLVETIFERGMATCFAYGQTGSGKTHTMGGDFSGKNQDCAKGIYALAARDVFLMLKKPNYKKLELQVFATFFEIYSGKVFDLLNRKTKLRVLEDRKQQVQVVGLQEKDVKCTEDVLKLIEVGNSCRTSGQTSANAHSSRSHAVFQIILRRKGKMHGKFSLIDLAGNERGADTSSADRQTRLEGAEINKSLLALKECIRALGRNKPHTPFRASKLTQVLRDSFIGENSRTCMIATISPGMTSCENTLNTLRYANRVKEFGISPSDIPFSQGGQGSRPEHSPTNTFEYDDDFAATPPGRVKELTVDHNQVMEGGRGNIHAVNQLEFLEEEWQNSSPQRDDLKLLCEQNEEEVSPQLFSFHEAVSQLVEMEEQVLEDHRAVFQESIRWLEDEKELLKMTEEEVDYDVESYATQLEKILDQKIDILTELRDKVKSFRCALQEEEKASKQINPKRPRAL; from the exons ATGGCCGTGGCGTTTGGGAAGCTCGGCGTCGGCACGTATGTGGAAATAAAGCGCAGTGATG GACGCATACATGAGGCGATGGTGACATCCCTGAACGATGAGAACGAGAGCGTCACGGTGGAGTGGATAGAGAATGGAGACACAAAAGGGAAAGAG ATTGATTTGGACAGTATATTTTCACTTAACCCAGATGTGGGTCCAGACGAAGAGATTGTCCGGAGTCCAGAGACTCCTCCTCCGACTACGGGTGTAAAGGTTAATAAAATAGCAAAG AATCGTGGGACGATAGCACCTTCGAAGATCGATACTCCATCCAGGGACAGTAGAG TGATTCCGACTCAGGCCCGACCCCATCAGTCTCAACAAGCTGAATCAGCTCTACTCCCTCCATCCCAGCCGATTCAACCCGCCCAGCCGACCACACAGCAGCAGCTGCAGAATG CTAGGAGGAAGTCAAACTGTGTGAAGGAGGTGGAGAAACTGCAAGAGAAAAGGGAGAAGCGTCGGCTTCAGCAACAGGAGCTGAGGGAAAAGAGGGCTCAG GAGGTGGACACGACCATTCCTAATTATGAGATCATGTGCATGATCCGAGACTTCCGTGCAAGTCTGGACTACCGACCTCTAACCACAGCTGATCTG ATTGAAGAACACAGAATATGCGTATGTGTGAGGAAACGTCCGCTGAATAAAAAAG AACTCGCCATGAAGGATTTGGATGTGATCACAATTCCCAGTAAGGATGTGGTGATGGTGCACGAACCTAAACAGAAGGTGGACCTGACTCGGTTCCTGGAGAACCAAACCTTCCGCTTCGATTACGCCTTTGACGACGCCACCACCAATGAGATGGTTTACAG GTTTACTGCCAGACCGTTAGTGGAGACCATATTTGAGAGGGGCATGGCCACATGCTTTGCCTAtggacaaacaggaagtggtaaAACTCAT ACAATGGGCGGCGATTTTTCTGGGAAGAACCAAGATTGCGCCAAAGGAATTTATGCATTGGCTG CTCGGGATGTATTTCTCATGTTGAAGAAACCCAATTACAAGAAGTTAGAGCTCCAAGTGTTTGCAACCTTTTTTGAAATCTACAGTGGAAAG GTGTTTGACCTGCTGAATCGCAAAACTAAACTGAGGGTGCTGGAGGACCGAAAACAGCAGGTGCAAGTTGTGGGACTTCAGGAGAAGGACGTCAAGTGCACAGAAGATGTCCTGAAACTCATAGAAGTGGGCAACAGCTGCAG GACTTCGGGGCAGACGTCAGCCAATGCGCACTCGTCCCGCAGCCACGCCGTGTTCCAGATCATTCTTCGGAGGAAGGGCAAGATGCACGGCAAGTTCTCCCTCATTGACCTGGCCGGGAACGAGAGGGGCGCCGATACTTCAAGTGCTGACCGGCAGACTCGCCTGGAGGGTGCCGAGATCAACAAAAGCCTGCTGGCCCTCAAG GAGTGCATCAGGGCTCTCGGCCGCAACAAGCCACACACTCCATTCCGAGCCAGCAAACTCACCCAGGTCCTGCGAGACTCCTTCATTGGTGAAAATTCCCGTACGTGCATG ATTGCAACCATCTCTCCTGGTATGACATCCTGCGAGAATACCCTCAACACGCTCCGCTACGCCAACAG AGTGAAGGAGTTTGGGATTAGTCCGTCAGACATCCCCTTCTCCCAGGGTGGTCAGGGGAGTCGCCCTGAGCACTCTCCGACCAATACCTTTGAGTATGATGATGACTTTGCTGCTACTCCCCCTGGCAG GGTGAAGGAACTTACTGTGGACCACAACCAGGTGATGGAGGGAGGTCGTGGCAACATCCACGCCGTCAACCAGCTGGAGTTTTTAGAAGAAGAATGGCAAAACAGTTCGCCGCAGAGAGACGACCTCAAGCTGCTCTGTGAGCAGAAT GAGGAGGAAGTGTCTCCTCAGCTCTTCTCCTTCCACGAGGCCGTCTCTCAATTGGTGGAAATGGAGGAGCAGGTCTTAGAGGACCACCGTGCTGTTTTCCAG GAGTCCATCAGGTGGCTGGAGGACGAGAAGGAGCTCCTGAAGATGACGGAAGAGGAGGTGGACTACGATGTGGAATCTTACGCTACTCAGCTGGAGAAGATCCTGGACCAGAAGATAGACATCCTCACCGAGCTCCGAG ATAAAGTCAAGTCATTCCGCTGTGCTCTCCAAGAGGAGGAGAAAGCCAGCAAGCAGATCAACCCCAAGAGGCCACGTGCTCTTTAG
- the LOC144049330 gene encoding kinesin-like protein KIF2A isoform X3 — protein MAVAFGKLGVGTYVEIKRSDGRIHEAMVTSLNDENESVTVEWIENGDTKGKEIDLDSIFSLNPDVGPDEEIVRSPETPPPTTGVKVNKIAKNRGTIAPSKIDTPSRDSRVIPTQARPHQSQQAESALLPPSQPIQPAQPTTQQQLQNESFHQSLTRREIGQLSRRKSNCVKEVEKLQEKREKRRLQQQELREKRAQEVDTTIPNYEIMCMIRDFRASLDYRPLTTADLIEEHRICVCVRKRPLNKKELAMKDLDVITIPSKDVVMVHEPKQKVDLTRFLENQTFRFDYAFDDATTNEMVYRFTARPLVETIFERGMATCFAYGQTGSGKTHTMGGDFSGKNQDCAKGIYALAARDVFLMLKKPNYKKLELQVFATFFEIYSGKVFDLLNRKTKLRVLEDRKQQVQVVGLQEKDVKCTEDVLKLIEVGNSCRTSGQTSANAHSSRSHAVFQIILRRKGKMHGKFSLIDLAGNERGADTSSADRQTRLEGAEINKSLLALKECIRALGRNKPHTPFRASKLTQVLRDSFIGENSRTCMIATISPGMTSCENTLNTLRYANRVKELTVDHNQVMEGGRGNIHAVNQLEFLEEEWQNSSPQRDDLKLLCEQNEEEVSPQLFSFHEAVSQLVEMEEQVLEDHRAVFQESIRWLEDEKELLKMTEEEVDYDVESYATQLEKILDQKIDILTELRDKVKSFRCALQEEEKASKQINPKRPRAL, from the exons ATGGCCGTGGCGTTTGGGAAGCTCGGCGTCGGCACGTATGTGGAAATAAAGCGCAGTGATG GACGCATACATGAGGCGATGGTGACATCCCTGAACGATGAGAACGAGAGCGTCACGGTGGAGTGGATAGAGAATGGAGACACAAAAGGGAAAGAG ATTGATTTGGACAGTATATTTTCACTTAACCCAGATGTGGGTCCAGACGAAGAGATTGTCCGGAGTCCAGAGACTCCTCCTCCGACTACGGGTGTAAAGGTTAATAAAATAGCAAAG AATCGTGGGACGATAGCACCTTCGAAGATCGATACTCCATCCAGGGACAGTAGAG TGATTCCGACTCAGGCCCGACCCCATCAGTCTCAACAAGCTGAATCAGCTCTACTCCCTCCATCCCAGCCGATTCAACCCGCCCAGCCGACCACACAGCAGCAGCTGCAGAATG AGTCTTTTCATCAGTCGCTAACCAGAAGGGAGATTGGACAACTTT CTAGGAGGAAGTCAAACTGTGTGAAGGAGGTGGAGAAACTGCAAGAGAAAAGGGAGAAGCGTCGGCTTCAGCAACAGGAGCTGAGGGAAAAGAGGGCTCAG GAGGTGGACACGACCATTCCTAATTATGAGATCATGTGCATGATCCGAGACTTCCGTGCAAGTCTGGACTACCGACCTCTAACCACAGCTGATCTG ATTGAAGAACACAGAATATGCGTATGTGTGAGGAAACGTCCGCTGAATAAAAAAG AACTCGCCATGAAGGATTTGGATGTGATCACAATTCCCAGTAAGGATGTGGTGATGGTGCACGAACCTAAACAGAAGGTGGACCTGACTCGGTTCCTGGAGAACCAAACCTTCCGCTTCGATTACGCCTTTGACGACGCCACCACCAATGAGATGGTTTACAG GTTTACTGCCAGACCGTTAGTGGAGACCATATTTGAGAGGGGCATGGCCACATGCTTTGCCTAtggacaaacaggaagtggtaaAACTCAT ACAATGGGCGGCGATTTTTCTGGGAAGAACCAAGATTGCGCCAAAGGAATTTATGCATTGGCTG CTCGGGATGTATTTCTCATGTTGAAGAAACCCAATTACAAGAAGTTAGAGCTCCAAGTGTTTGCAACCTTTTTTGAAATCTACAGTGGAAAG GTGTTTGACCTGCTGAATCGCAAAACTAAACTGAGGGTGCTGGAGGACCGAAAACAGCAGGTGCAAGTTGTGGGACTTCAGGAGAAGGACGTCAAGTGCACAGAAGATGTCCTGAAACTCATAGAAGTGGGCAACAGCTGCAG GACTTCGGGGCAGACGTCAGCCAATGCGCACTCGTCCCGCAGCCACGCCGTGTTCCAGATCATTCTTCGGAGGAAGGGCAAGATGCACGGCAAGTTCTCCCTCATTGACCTGGCCGGGAACGAGAGGGGCGCCGATACTTCAAGTGCTGACCGGCAGACTCGCCTGGAGGGTGCCGAGATCAACAAAAGCCTGCTGGCCCTCAAG GAGTGCATCAGGGCTCTCGGCCGCAACAAGCCACACACTCCATTCCGAGCCAGCAAACTCACCCAGGTCCTGCGAGACTCCTTCATTGGTGAAAATTCCCGTACGTGCATG ATTGCAACCATCTCTCCTGGTATGACATCCTGCGAGAATACCCTCAACACGCTCCGCTACGCCAACAG GGTGAAGGAACTTACTGTGGACCACAACCAGGTGATGGAGGGAGGTCGTGGCAACATCCACGCCGTCAACCAGCTGGAGTTTTTAGAAGAAGAATGGCAAAACAGTTCGCCGCAGAGAGACGACCTCAAGCTGCTCTGTGAGCAGAAT GAGGAGGAAGTGTCTCCTCAGCTCTTCTCCTTCCACGAGGCCGTCTCTCAATTGGTGGAAATGGAGGAGCAGGTCTTAGAGGACCACCGTGCTGTTTTCCAG GAGTCCATCAGGTGGCTGGAGGACGAGAAGGAGCTCCTGAAGATGACGGAAGAGGAGGTGGACTACGATGTGGAATCTTACGCTACTCAGCTGGAGAAGATCCTGGACCAGAAGATAGACATCCTCACCGAGCTCCGAG ATAAAGTCAAGTCATTCCGCTGTGCTCTCCAAGAGGAGGAGAAAGCCAGCAAGCAGATCAACCCCAAGAGGCCACGTGCTCTTTAG